The genomic window ACAGTTGCTTTTGAGATCGCTAAAGATACTTTAAAAAATAAAAAAAATTTAATAACTGCAAATAAATATCTTTTGGCTACCAAAGGTAAAGAAGTCTTTAAATTAGCAAAAGAAAATAAAGTAAAAATATTTTTTGAAGGAGCTATAGCTGGTGGAACCCCAATTGCTTCATCTATCTATGAAGGAGTTTTTTCTGGTGGAATAAAACAAATAAGAGGAATTTTAAATGGAACATCAAACTATATTTTAAGTAAAATGGAAGAGGGATATAGTTATAAAGATGCTCTTAAAACAGCTCAAAAAGAAGGATATGCCGAATTAGATTCCACTTTTGATGTAAAAGGAATAGATACTGCTCACAAAATAAGTTTACTTTCCTATTTAATTTGGGATGAGTTTATAGACTTTGAAAAAATATCAATTAAAGGAATAGATTTTATCACAGATAAAGATATTAAAATTGCTAAAACTTCTGGAAAGAGATACAAATTAATTGGTGAAGCTACTAAAGAAGATGAAGCTATTAAAATAGTTGTAAAACCAGTTCTTATAGATAAAAATGATCCTCTATATAATGTAAATGATGCTTATAATGGAATCGAAAGCTATGGTAAACATTTAGAAAAAACATTCTTTTCTGGAAAAGGAGCTGGAGCATTACCTACAGCTACATCAATTATAGGTGATTTATATAAAATTAAAAATTCTAATGCTTGGTACTAGATAGGGGGAGTTATGTTAACTAAAAAAAAGATTTACATATTAGATGGTGCTACTGGAACGGTAATCCAAGACTATCATTTATCTGAGAAAGACTACACTGATAATAATTATAAATATATTGGATGTCATGAAATTTTAAATAAAACTAGACAGGATATAATTTTAGATATTCATAAAAAATATATAGAAGCTGGTGCTGATATTATTGAAACAAATACCTTCAATTCAAATAGTATCTCTTTAAAAGATTATGGATTAGAAAACGAATCTTATTTTTTATCCTTCCTTGGTGCTAAATTAGCTAGAGAAGCGGTTGAAAATTCTAAAAAAGAAATTTTAGTTGCAGGTTCTATAGGACCTACAAATAAAAGTGCATCTATTTCTACAAGTAAGAGCATCTTAGATCGTGAAATTGATTTTAATGAACTATTTGAAAGTTATTTGATTCAAGCCAGAGGACTCGTTGATGGAGGTGTAGATTTATTTTTAATAGAGACTATTTTTGATGGTTTAAATGCTAAAGCAGCAGTTATAGCATGCGAGAAAGTAGCCAAAGAGAATTCTAAAAAAATACCCATAATGATATCTGCTACTGTTAATAAAAATGGGAAAATACTTTCTGGACAAGATATAAAATCATTAATAACCTCTTTAGATAGAGATAGTATTATATCTTTTGGACTTAACTGCTCTTTTGGTGCAAAAGATTTAATTCCACTAATTGAAAGTTTAAATCCATATACAGATAAATTATTATCTGTATACCCTAATGCAGGACTACCAAATGAAAATGGAGAATATGATGAAAAACCTCAAATAACTTTAGAATATCTAAAAAAACTTATAGATAATAAGAAAATAAATATTATTGGTGGATGTTGCGGAACTACTCCAGCTCATATTAAACTTATCAGTGATTACTCTAAAAATTATTTACCTAGAGAAATTAATTTTAAGGAAATTAATAAGTTCTTTTTAGCTGGTAACCTTCCATTAGAAGATAATAAAAATTTTTATCTAATTGGAGAACGAAATAATGTTGCAGGTTCTAGAAAATTTAAACGATTAATAGAGGAAAAAAAGTATGAAGAAGCTATTGAAATTGCTAAAGAACAAATAGAAAATGGAGCTGATATAATTGATATCAACTTAGATGATGCACTATTGGATTCAAAAAAGGAGTTTGAAATATTTTTAAAAACTTTGAGCAATGATTCAGTTGTATCTCAAGTTCCTATTATGATTGATTCATCTAATTTTCAAGTAATTAAAACTGCTTTAAAAAATATATCTGGAAAAGCAATAGTTAACTCAATAAGTTTAAAAGATGGAGAAAAAGAGTTTTTAAAAAAAGCTGAGATCATTAAAAACTTCAGTGCTGCATTAGTTATTATGGCATTTGATGAGAATGGGCAAGGAATTGATTTTGAACGAAAAATTGAAATATGTCAAAGATCTTATAATTTATTAATTAAAAATGGGTGGAACGAAAAAGATCTTATCTTTGATCCAAATATTTTAACAATTGGAACTGGCTTAAAGGAAGATAGATATCATGCTGTCAATTTTTTCAAGGCAACTAAATGGATAACTGAAAATTTAAAAGGAGTTAAAATAAGTGGTGGAATTAGTAATGTATCTTTTGCTTTTAGAGGCAATAACCCACTGAGACAGTTAATTCATAAACAATTTTTAAAAGAGGCTATTAAAAATGGTTTAAATATGGGGATTATAAATCCAAATGAAAAAAATATTAAATTTCCCGTGGAATTAGTTCACTTAGTTGATAGATTAATTTTAGGTGAAGAAGTTGTTGAAGATATTTTAAAGTTTTGTAAAACCCTTCATTTAAATGATGAAAATAATGAGAATTTAAAAAATAAGATTAAAGATAAGAAAAATCTAAAAGTTGAAGAAAGACTACATATAAAAATATTAGAAGGAAAGAGCAATAATTTAGAGTTTGATTTAAAAGAGGCTCTTGAAATATACACTCCTCTAGATATAATCCAAACTATCCTCATGACTGCATTAGTTGAAGTTGGCAATAAATTTGAACAGGGAGAGTTTTATCTACCTCAAATTATTAAATCTGCTATTATCATGGAGAAAGCTGTAAAATATCTAACACCATATATAAATCAAAATGAAACATATAAAAGTATCAGAGGAAAAATTTTAATGTGTACTGTTAAAGGAGATGTTCATGATATTGGAAAAAATATCACTAAAATTGTATTAAAATGTAATGGGTATGAGATTATTGATTTAGGAGTAATGGTTGAAAAAGAACGTATTTACCATGAAGCTATAAAAAATAATGTAGACATTGTGACATTGAGTGGTTTAATAACTCCATCTTTAAGTGAAATGGGTGAAGTTCTTGAACTTTTTGAAAAAAATAAAATTAATATTCCTATAATAATTGGTGGAGCTGCAACTTCAAAACTTCATACTGCTCTTAAATTAGAACCAAAATATAAAAATAAAGTTTTTCATGTTACAGACGCTTCATCTACTG from Cetobacterium somerae ATCC BAA-474 includes these protein-coding regions:
- a CDS encoding homoserine dehydrogenase; amino-acid sequence: MKIAIIGIGTIGKGVLELLNKEKENIEKRIGESIEISWICDLKENINDIGDYNFTKDYKKILKDDSVETVIELIGGNTVAFEIAKDTLKNKKNLITANKYLLATKGKEVFKLAKENKVKIFFEGAIAGGTPIASSIYEGVFSGGIKQIRGILNGTSNYILSKMEEGYSYKDALKTAQKEGYAELDSTFDVKGIDTAHKISLLSYLIWDEFIDFEKISIKGIDFITDKDIKIAKTSGKRYKLIGEATKEDEAIKIVVKPVLIDKNDPLYNVNDAYNGIESYGKHLEKTFFSGKGAGALPTATSIIGDLYKIKNSNAWY
- the metH gene encoding methionine synthase, coding for MLTKKKIYILDGATGTVIQDYHLSEKDYTDNNYKYIGCHEILNKTRQDIILDIHKKYIEAGADIIETNTFNSNSISLKDYGLENESYFLSFLGAKLAREAVENSKKEILVAGSIGPTNKSASISTSKSILDREIDFNELFESYLIQARGLVDGGVDLFLIETIFDGLNAKAAVIACEKVAKENSKKIPIMISATVNKNGKILSGQDIKSLITSLDRDSIISFGLNCSFGAKDLIPLIESLNPYTDKLLSVYPNAGLPNENGEYDEKPQITLEYLKKLIDNKKINIIGGCCGTTPAHIKLISDYSKNYLPREINFKEINKFFLAGNLPLEDNKNFYLIGERNNVAGSRKFKRLIEEKKYEEAIEIAKEQIENGADIIDINLDDALLDSKKEFEIFLKTLSNDSVVSQVPIMIDSSNFQVIKTALKNISGKAIVNSISLKDGEKEFLKKAEIIKNFSAALVIMAFDENGQGIDFERKIEICQRSYNLLIKNGWNEKDLIFDPNILTIGTGLKEDRYHAVNFFKATKWITENLKGVKISGGISNVSFAFRGNNPLRQLIHKQFLKEAIKNGLNMGIINPNEKNIKFPVELVHLVDRLILGEEVVEDILKFCKTLHLNDENNENLKNKIKDKKNLKVEERLHIKILEGKSNNLEFDLKEALEIYTPLDIIQTILMTALVEVGNKFEQGEFYLPQIIKSAIIMEKAVKYLTPYINQNETYKSIRGKILMCTVKGDVHDIGKNITKIVLKCNGYEIIDLGVMVEKERIYHEAIKNNVDIVTLSGLITPSLSEMGEVLELFEKNKINIPIIIGGAATSKLHTALKLEPKYKNKVFHVTDASSTVPILNSLLNKESDIFKERTKKEYDTLRSLYFKNKENLITKNIEIARLDSKYVSYNPIKPKFLERVSMKITLDKILPYIDWSIFLATLKVKKTQEESKILKEAYSILDYWLLKEIHVKAVYKIYSTTKNSDTLDIDNRKIPLIRNQGDTNESLSDYIETNDYVGAFVASIKPLNEENIFEQLLANTIIEGASSYLQEYISKNNWNINIRPAIGYPCLPDHSIKKDIFEIINGEETGASLSSNFAMTPSSTICGIYIGNPKSEYISPKIILDDQIKEISKIKDIDLNLIKKYMGL